A genomic stretch from Acidobacteriota bacterium includes:
- a CDS encoding cysteine desulfurase — MRIPLRSSCGGARPDLFAGVSAVSAPQVAAATAPPGLDVERIRRDFPILERMVRDHRLVYLDNAATTQKPRPVLDALAHYYDNTNANIHRGVYMLSGEATAAYDAARVKVQRFLNARASREIIFTRNSTESINLVAHSFGRRHVGPGDEIVITHMEHHSNIVPWQLLCEQVGAQLRVAPIDDSGTLQLDEFERLLGPRTKLVSVVHLSNSLGTINPVREIVDMAKRRDVPVLIDGSQAVYHMPVDVQALDCDFYAFTGHKLYGPTGIGVLWGREEWLERMPPYQGGGDMIRSVTFEKTTYADLPHKFEAGTPHIAGVVGLGAAVDYLQGVGFDAIAPHEADLLDYGTAALSEVKGLRLIGTAAHKASILAFVMKGAHPHDVGTIVDTEGVALRTGHHCTQPIMDRFGVPATARASVAMYNTREEIDALVRALERVREMFPV; from the coding sequence TTGCGGATTCCGCTGCGCTCGAGTTGCGGCGGGGCACGGCCGGACCTGTTCGCGGGGGTGTCTGCGGTGAGCGCCCCGCAAGTCGCCGCCGCGACGGCGCCGCCGGGGCTCGACGTCGAGCGCATCCGGCGTGATTTCCCCATCCTCGAGCGGATGGTCCGCGACCACCGCCTCGTCTACCTCGACAACGCCGCCACGACCCAGAAGCCGCGGCCGGTGCTCGACGCGCTGGCCCACTACTACGACAACACCAACGCCAACATCCACCGGGGCGTCTACATGCTGAGCGGGGAGGCGACCGCCGCCTACGACGCCGCGCGCGTCAAGGTGCAGCGATTCCTCAACGCCCGCGCGTCGCGGGAGATCATCTTCACGCGCAACTCCACCGAGAGCATCAACCTGGTGGCGCACAGCTTCGGCCGGCGGCACGTGGGCCCCGGCGACGAGATCGTCATCACCCACATGGAGCACCACTCGAACATCGTGCCGTGGCAGCTCCTGTGCGAGCAGGTCGGGGCGCAGCTCCGGGTGGCGCCCATCGACGACAGCGGCACGCTGCAGCTCGACGAGTTCGAGCGGCTCCTCGGACCGCGCACGAAGCTGGTCTCGGTGGTGCACCTGTCGAACTCGCTCGGCACCATCAACCCGGTGCGCGAGATCGTCGACATGGCGAAGCGCCGCGACGTGCCGGTGCTCATCGACGGCTCGCAGGCGGTCTACCACATGCCGGTGGACGTGCAGGCGCTCGACTGCGACTTCTACGCCTTCACCGGCCACAAGCTGTACGGCCCGACCGGCATCGGCGTCCTGTGGGGGCGCGAGGAATGGCTGGAGCGGATGCCGCCGTACCAGGGCGGCGGCGACATGATTCGCTCGGTCACGTTCGAGAAGACGACCTACGCCGATCTGCCCCACAAGTTCGAGGCGGGCACGCCGCACATCGCCGGGGTGGTCGGCCTCGGCGCGGCCGTCGACTACCTGCAGGGGGTCGGCTTCGATGCCATCGCTCCGCACGAGGCGGACCTGCTGGACTACGGCACGGCGGCGCTCTCCGAGGTCAAGGGGCTGCGGCTCATCGGCACCGCCGCGCACAAGGCGAGCATTCTCGCTTTCGTCATGAAGGGCGCGCACCCGCACGACGTCGGCACCATCGTCGATACCGAGGGGGTCGCCCTGCGCACCGGGCACCACTGCACGCAGCCGATCATGGACCGTTTCGGGGTGCCGGCCACGGCCCGCGCCTCGGTGGCCATGTACAACACGCGCGAAGAGATCGACGCGCTGGTGCGCGCGCTCGAGCGCGTGCGGGAGATGTTCCCCGTATGA
- a CDS encoding SUF system NifU family Fe-S cluster assembly protein, which produces MNDLRDLYQEVILDHNRHPHNFGELDGADRHADGHNPLCGDKLAVYVNLDGETISDVRFSGSGCAISKASASLMTDAVKGKTLDEAHRLFDQFLALVTDDDAVVDDALLGKLAVLGGVRDYPTRVKCASLAWHTLRAAVDDRHEVVSTE; this is translated from the coding sequence ATGAACGACTTGCGCGACCTCTACCAGGAGGTCATCCTCGACCACAACCGCCATCCGCACAACTTCGGAGAGCTCGACGGCGCCGACCGGCACGCCGACGGCCACAACCCGCTGTGCGGCGACAAGCTGGCCGTTTACGTCAATCTCGACGGAGAGACCATCAGCGACGTCAGGTTCTCCGGCTCCGGCTGCGCCATCTCGAAGGCGTCGGCGTCGCTGATGACCGACGCCGTCAAGGGCAAGACGCTCGACGAGGCGCACCGGCTCTTCGACCAGTTCCTCGCCCTGGTGACCGACGACGACGCGGTGGTCGACGACGCGCTGCTGGGCAAGCTGGCGGTGCTCGGCGGGGTGCGCGACTACCCGACCCGCGTCAAGTGCGCCAGCCTCGCCTGGCATACCCTGCGGGCGGCGGTCGACGATCGCCACGAGGTCGTGTCGACGGAGTAG
- a CDS encoding DUF59 domain-containing protein encodes MFDTSALTAPAAQTGPSAASPKEPAPPIEPDPVRTLELKPQIVEQLSTVFDPEIPVNIYELGLIYDIAVDKEGLAVIQMTLTAPGCPAAVTLPAEVQGKVQGVDGVSDARVDLVWEPPWDKDRMSDAAKLQLGIFD; translated from the coding sequence ATGTTCGATACCAGCGCGCTGACGGCCCCCGCCGCGCAGACCGGGCCGTCGGCCGCTTCGCCAAAGGAGCCCGCGCCGCCGATCGAGCCCGACCCGGTCAGGACGCTGGAGCTCAAGCCGCAGATCGTCGAGCAGCTCTCGACGGTGTTCGACCCCGAGATCCCGGTCAACATCTACGAGCTCGGTCTGATCTACGACATCGCCGTCGACAAGGAGGGCCTGGCCGTCATCCAGATGACCTTGACCGCGCCCGGCTGCCCGGCGGCGGTAACCCTGCCGGCCGAGGTGCAGGGAAAGGTCCAGGGAGTCGACGGCGTCAGCGACGCCCGCGTCGACCTGGTCTGGGAGCCGCCGTGGGACAAGGACCGGATGTCCGACGCGGCGAAGCTGCAGCTCGGGATCTTCGACTGA
- the sufD gene encoding Fe-S cluster assembly protein SufD: MTTLAPAEAYADAFEAVRRTAPAPGAVVDLRRRAFERFTALGVPTTRLEAWRFTNVAPIASTAFALAAPAEREAAKADTAPHALPGIGSGLLFVNGRHVALASDVSVLPAGVEVLSLADVLASEANETRAAVEAHLASGAGIEDAAFTALNTALLHDGAVVRVPANTVVEQPIQLLFVTSPPPGGEPVMTHPRVLLVVGENAQVRVVESYGGGDSPYLTNTITEVVAGPGAVVDHYKLVREGPSGYHIGAMHVRLGRAANFSSHAVTLGGAIVRNDAQALLAGEGVECTLNGLYLANGRRLVDNHTTIHHAQPHCSSHELYKGILDGEARAVFNGKIIVAIDAQKTDAKQTNKALLLSEDAQINTKPELEIFADDVKCTHGATVGQLDEDALFYLRARGLGVEQARSVLIHAFAGDLLNHIAIKPIRDQLDDLLLAQLPGSGGGSFHVDA; encoded by the coding sequence ATGACGACACTCGCACCTGCCGAAGCGTACGCCGACGCGTTCGAGGCGGTCCGCCGCACGGCGCCTGCGCCCGGCGCGGTCGTCGATTTGCGGCGCCGAGCCTTCGAGCGCTTCACCGCGCTCGGTGTGCCGACCACGCGACTGGAGGCGTGGCGCTTCACCAACGTCGCGCCGATCGCGAGCACCGCCTTCGCCCTCGCCGCGCCGGCCGAGCGCGAAGCGGCCAAGGCCGATACCGCGCCGCACGCCCTGCCGGGCATCGGGTCCGGACTGCTGTTCGTCAACGGCCGCCACGTGGCGCTCGCCTCGGACGTGTCCGTGCTGCCCGCCGGCGTCGAAGTGCTGAGCTTGGCGGACGTGCTCGCCTCTGAAGCGAACGAAACCCGGGCGGCGGTCGAGGCGCACCTGGCCTCCGGCGCCGGCATCGAGGACGCGGCGTTCACGGCGCTCAACACCGCGCTGCTCCACGACGGCGCAGTCGTGCGCGTGCCTGCCAACACCGTGGTCGAGCAGCCGATCCAGTTGCTCTTCGTCACGTCCCCGCCTCCGGGCGGCGAGCCGGTGATGACCCATCCGCGCGTGCTGCTCGTCGTCGGCGAGAACGCGCAGGTGCGGGTCGTCGAGAGCTACGGCGGCGGCGATTCCCCGTACCTGACGAACACGATCACGGAGGTCGTCGCCGGGCCGGGCGCCGTGGTCGACCACTACAAGCTGGTGCGCGAGGGCCCCTCCGGCTACCACATCGGCGCGATGCACGTCCGGCTCGGCCGGGCCGCCAACTTCTCGTCGCACGCGGTCACCCTCGGGGGCGCGATCGTGCGCAACGACGCGCAGGCGCTGCTCGCCGGCGAAGGGGTGGAGTGCACGCTCAACGGCCTCTACCTGGCGAACGGGCGCCGACTGGTCGACAACCACACGACGATCCACCACGCGCAGCCGCACTGCTCGAGCCACGAGCTCTACAAGGGAATCCTGGATGGCGAGGCCCGCGCCGTCTTCAACGGCAAGATCATCGTCGCCATCGACGCCCAGAAGACCGACGCCAAGCAGACCAACAAGGCGCTGCTGCTCTCCGAGGACGCGCAGATCAACACGAAGCCGGAGCTGGAGATCTTCGCCGACGACGTGAAGTGCACCCACGGCGCCACGGTGGGGCAGCTCGACGAGGACGCGCTCTTCTACCTGCGCGCCCGCGGGCTCGGAGTGGAGCAGGCGCGGAGCGTCCTCATCCACGCCTTCGCCGGCGACCTGCTGAACCACATCGCCATCAAGCCGATCCGCGATCAGCTCGACGATCTCCTGCTGGCGCAACTGCCCGGATCGGGTGGAGGGTCGTTCCATGTGGACGCGTGA
- a CDS encoding DinB family protein — MRLRRPCPYYTDERREGEVNASDALRGIVESVTPRLERLAGAEVTGRPAPGKWSKTEILGHLIDSAANNHHRFVRAQLVDELDFPSYEQDRWVERQDYAGADWREQLTLWRAYNLHLARVIERIPEAALNRRCRLGTEGVMTLDEIVEGYLIHLRHHLGQLLPDLEASAED; from the coding sequence CTGCGCCTTCGTCGCCCTTGTCCCTACTACACTGATGAGAGAAGGGAAGGCGAAGTGAACGCGTCGGACGCGCTGAGAGGAATCGTGGAGTCGGTGACGCCCCGCCTCGAGCGGCTGGCGGGCGCGGAGGTCACGGGCAGACCGGCGCCGGGGAAGTGGTCGAAAACCGAGATCCTCGGCCACCTGATCGATTCGGCGGCCAACAACCACCACCGCTTCGTTCGGGCGCAGCTCGTCGACGAGCTCGACTTCCCCAGCTACGAGCAGGACCGTTGGGTCGAGCGGCAGGACTACGCCGGCGCCGACTGGCGCGAGCAGCTGACTCTGTGGCGCGCCTACAACCTGCACCTCGCCAGGGTCATCGAGCGCATCCCGGAAGCCGCCCTGAACAGACGCTGCCGCCTCGGAACCGAAGGCGTCATGACGCTGGACGAGATCGTGGAGGGGTACCTGATCCACCTGCGGCACCACCTCGGACAGTTGCTGCCGGACCTCGAGGCGTCGGCCGAGGACTAA
- the sufC gene encoding Fe-S cluster assembly ATPase SufC, whose protein sequence is MLEVTNLHASVAGRGILKGIDLSVRAGEVHAIMGPNGSGKSTLAAVLAGREEYEVTAGSVAYEGRDLLEMEPEERAREGIFLAFQYPVEIPGVNNAYLLKAALNEVRKHRGELELDAIDFMALVKDKMQVLHIDQDLLKRPVNEGFSGGEKKRNEIFQMAVLEPKLAIMDETDSGLDIDALRTVSDGVNAMRSSERATLVVTHYQRLLNYIVPDVVHVLSDGRIVKSGGKDLALELEEKGYGWIEGVAEQVGA, encoded by the coding sequence ATGCTCGAAGTCACGAATCTGCACGCTTCGGTCGCCGGCCGGGGCATTCTGAAAGGCATCGACCTGTCGGTGCGGGCGGGCGAGGTGCACGCCATCATGGGGCCCAACGGTTCCGGCAAGAGCACCCTCGCGGCGGTGCTGGCCGGTCGCGAGGAGTACGAGGTGACGGCCGGGTCCGTTGCCTACGAGGGTCGGGACCTGCTGGAGATGGAGCCGGAGGAGCGCGCGCGGGAAGGCATTTTCCTTGCCTTCCAGTACCCGGTGGAGATCCCCGGGGTGAACAACGCCTATCTCCTGAAGGCGGCGCTCAACGAGGTCCGCAAGCACCGCGGCGAGCTGGAGCTGGACGCGATCGACTTCATGGCGCTGGTCAAGGACAAGATGCAGGTCCTCCACATCGACCAGGACCTGCTGAAGCGCCCCGTCAACGAGGGCTTCTCCGGCGGCGAGAAGAAGCGCAACGAGATCTTCCAGATGGCGGTCCTCGAGCCGAAGCTGGCGATCATGGACGAAACCGATTCGGGTCTCGACATCGACGCGCTGCGGACGGTCTCGGACGGCGTCAACGCGATGCGCAGCTCCGAGCGGGCGACCCTGGTGGTCACCCACTACCAGCGGCTGCTGAACTACATCGTGCCCGACGTCGTGCACGTGCTGTCGGACGGCCGCATCGTCAAGTCGGGGGGCAAGGATCTGGCGCTGGAGCTCGAGGAGAAGGGCTACGGTTGGATCGAGGGCGTCGCCGAGCAGGTCGGGGCGTAG
- a CDS encoding BCCT family transporter, with the protein MTTIAARSDYRIGRDNIRFLGLDVHNPVFVVSSLTIIAFVTAVLTFRDAAAGVFDALYAWLTSTFDWVFMGAGNLFVLFCLLLLATPVGRVRLGGPDARPDYSAWSWVAMLFAAGIGIGLMFFGVAEPVDHFRNPPLGVDAADTAAAHRLAIASAIYHWGVHPWAMFAVVALALAFAAYNLGLPLTLRSAFYPVLGERVWGRFGHVIDVLAVFAALFGLATSLGLGAEQTAAGLAHLFGVPDTDTTRVLVIAGITSVALASVVAGLDKGVKRLSQVNLFLALLLLAFVLAVGPTLDLFAGFVASIGYYLAAIGPLSNWVGRDDFDFLHGWTTFFWAWWLSWSPFVGMFIARVSRGRTVRQLVGCMLVVPVSLSALWMHAFGATALSHYLDGGHTAAVDAVQAGQPEMALFRMLELLPLTGVTSTIGIVLVIVFFVTSSDSGSLVIDTITAGGKLNAPVAQRVFWCTFEGLVAITLLVSGGLVALQTASLLTGFPFALVLLGMCYSIWKGLRAAAA; encoded by the coding sequence ATGACCACCATCGCCGCGCGGTCCGACTACCGGATCGGCCGGGACAACATCCGGTTCCTCGGCCTCGACGTCCACAACCCGGTCTTCGTCGTCTCCAGCCTCACCATCATCGCGTTCGTCACCGCGGTGCTGACCTTCCGGGACGCCGCCGCGGGCGTCTTCGACGCGCTGTACGCCTGGCTCACCTCGACGTTCGACTGGGTGTTCATGGGCGCGGGGAACCTCTTCGTCCTGTTCTGCCTGCTCCTGCTGGCGACGCCGGTCGGCCGCGTGCGGCTGGGCGGTCCGGACGCCAGGCCCGACTACTCCGCCTGGTCCTGGGTCGCCATGCTGTTCGCGGCCGGGATCGGCATCGGCCTGATGTTCTTCGGCGTGGCGGAGCCGGTCGACCATTTCCGGAATCCGCCGCTCGGGGTCGACGCCGCGGACACCGCCGCCGCGCACCGGCTCGCCATTGCCTCGGCCATCTATCACTGGGGCGTGCACCCGTGGGCGATGTTCGCGGTCGTGGCGCTCGCGCTCGCCTTCGCGGCCTACAACCTGGGGTTGCCGCTGACCCTGCGGTCGGCCTTCTATCCGGTCCTGGGCGAGAGGGTCTGGGGCCGGTTCGGCCACGTCATCGACGTGCTCGCCGTGTTTGCCGCGCTCTTCGGGCTGGCCACCTCGCTCGGGCTGGGCGCCGAGCAGACAGCGGCTGGGCTGGCCCATCTGTTCGGCGTGCCGGACACCGACACGACCAGGGTGCTGGTCATCGCCGGCATCACGTCCGTCGCGCTGGCGTCAGTGGTCGCCGGGCTGGACAAGGGCGTCAAGCGCCTGAGCCAAGTCAACCTGTTCCTGGCCCTGCTGCTGCTCGCGTTCGTGCTGGCGGTAGGGCCGACCCTCGACCTGTTCGCCGGGTTCGTCGCCAGCATCGGCTACTATCTCGCGGCGATCGGACCGCTCAGCAACTGGGTGGGACGGGACGACTTCGACTTTCTGCACGGATGGACCACCTTCTTCTGGGCGTGGTGGCTCTCGTGGTCGCCCTTCGTCGGCATGTTCATCGCCCGGGTCTCGCGCGGCCGGACCGTGCGCCAGCTGGTCGGCTGCATGCTGGTCGTTCCGGTGTCGCTCTCCGCGCTCTGGATGCACGCCTTCGGGGCGACCGCGCTGTCGCACTACCTCGACGGGGGCCACACCGCGGCGGTCGATGCGGTGCAGGCCGGGCAGCCGGAGATGGCGCTGTTCAGGATGCTGGAGCTGCTGCCGCTCACCGGCGTCACGTCGACCATCGGCATCGTCCTGGTCATCGTCTTCTTCGTCACCTCCTCCGATTCCGGCTCGCTCGTGATCGACACCATCACCGCCGGCGGCAAGCTCAACGCGCCGGTCGCCCAGCGCGTCTTCTGGTGCACGTTCGAAGGGCTCGTCGCCATCACCCTGCTGGTCAGCGGCGGACTGGTGGCCCTGCAGACCGCCTCCCTCCTCACCGGCTTTCCGTTCGCGCTGGTGCTGCTCGGGATGTGCTACAGCATCTGGAAGGGCCTGCGCGCCGCCGCGGCGTAG